The following proteins are encoded in a genomic region of Schistocerca serialis cubense isolate TAMUIC-IGC-003099 chromosome 9, iqSchSeri2.2, whole genome shotgun sequence:
- the LOC126419623 gene encoding uncharacterized protein LOC126419623 has translation MTIEAAREEVSESWPIRHDRRPGAGGALLPANQQGEGPTRVRGVQTSIKRTDSSRLASSVAHQILGTQEPAAMSPLSAFLVLAVASAGSALALQGYQQPIAGARGFADPRAAAGLGYGGPSAVVGGGPESSALYRSQIYTDPEYYGYESTFPGGRSNFKAYRSVPEGPGLSGGAAGAYGDYDSVVVAGRGANRPGLSLQAGLRGRY, from the exons ATGACGATAGAGGCGGCGCGTGAGGAGGTGTCAGAATCGTGGCCCATCCGTCACGACCGGCGTCCAGGCGCAGGCGGCGCGCTGCTCCCGGCTAAC CAGCAAGGTGAAGGCCCGACCAGGGTCAGGGGCGTGCAGACATCTATAAAACGGACGGACTCCTCTCGGTTGGCATCCAGTGTCGCACATCAGATCCTGGGAACACAGGAACCGGCTGCCATGAGTCCTCTG AGTGCTTTCCTGGTGTTGGCGGTGGCGTCCGCGGGCAGCGCACTGGCGCTGCAAGGCTACCAGCAGCCTATTGCAGGTGCGCGCGGTTTCGCCGACCCCAGG GCGGCCGCTGGTCTGGGCTACGGCGGACCCAGCGCTGTGGTTGGAGGCGGTCCCGAGTCGAGCGCTCTGTACCGCTCCCAGATCTACACGGACCCCGAGTACTACGGCTACGAGAGCACCTTCCCCGGCGGCCGCAGCAACTTCAAGGCCTACAGATCCGTGCCGGAGGGACCAG GCCTGTCCGGAGGAGCCGCGGGCGCCTACGGTGACTACGACAGCGTGGTAGTAGCCGGCAGGGGTGCCAACCGACCAGGCCTGTCGCTACAAGCCGGTCTCCGTGGCCGCTACTAG